In one window of Prevotella sp. E13-17 DNA:
- a CDS encoding DUF4832 domain-containing protein: protein MNNILFSKYTLIVGVLMSLMPVLGTSCSEDEQQETATVDWNISGNEIVNFKPERYKIQKENPMQGWVIYAGIGDGMMDNFWELYDNFESAEGKVKVSDYGTTLYMRGAWSQFNPEEGKYIWQDDVDTAPARRFRMLMKGAKERGLKIAWTFVTDSRDKHENFSPEYVREAGAKYFETTTGSFKGWTPYPDDPIFQEKYGKFLRDFAAKYDDPEVTQFVSGFGLGKWGETHTLVYSTGDASPREAVFEWITDLMVDAFKRVPIMINYHRCLLNTNETADNGLEKSEELIDRAVKKGFCLRHDAFGMKNYYKAWERGIAAKYRYQTPFVMEGGWVESSHGNSIKGDGYNNFAEVRQGEFNEGKGANVNMMDLRFSSNVNTGETHSWFNTAFNLVKEFIAEGGYRLYADKISVPTSANSGRKVSIVHRWSNLGWGYCPTNIPQWNQKYKVCFALLDAQEKPVYQFVDDNPQINEWVKGTPHTYKTDITLSNVAAGKYTWAVGLVDTQKDNEIGIRISARDEVLTSDGWMKIADVTVK, encoded by the coding sequence ATGAACAATATATTATTCAGTAAATATACGCTCATCGTAGGCGTATTAATGTCTCTGATGCCCGTTCTCGGAACTTCGTGTTCCGAGGATGAGCAACAGGAAACAGCTACCGTAGATTGGAATATCAGTGGTAACGAGATAGTAAACTTCAAACCCGAACGTTATAAGATTCAGAAAGAGAATCCCATGCAGGGATGGGTTATCTATGCCGGTATTGGCGATGGCATGATGGATAATTTCTGGGAACTGTATGATAACTTTGAATCGGCCGAGGGTAAGGTGAAGGTCTCTGACTACGGAACAACGCTGTATATGCGTGGTGCCTGGTCGCAGTTCAATCCCGAGGAAGGAAAGTATATCTGGCAGGATGATGTGGATACAGCTCCTGCTCGTAGATTCCGTATGCTCATGAAGGGCGCAAAGGAACGTGGACTGAAGATTGCCTGGACCTTTGTGACAGACTCACGCGACAAGCACGAGAACTTCTCGCCGGAGTATGTAAGGGAAGCTGGAGCAAAATATTTTGAGACAACTACAGGTAGTTTCAAGGGGTGGACACCTTATCCTGATGATCCTATTTTTCAGGAGAAATACGGAAAGTTCCTGCGCGACTTTGCTGCCAAATACGATGACCCGGAGGTTACACAGTTCGTTAGTGGTTTCGGACTCGGAAAGTGGGGTGAAACCCATACGCTTGTTTACTCTACCGGTGATGCTTCTCCCCGTGAGGCAGTCTTTGAGTGGATTACCGACCTCATGGTCGATGCTTTCAAGCGTGTGCCTATCATGATCAACTACCACCGTTGTCTGCTTAACACCAATGAGACGGCTGATAATGGTTTGGAGAAGTCAGAGGAACTGATTGATCGTGCGGTAAAGAAGGGTTTTTGCTTGCGTCATGATGCCTTTGGTATGAAGAATTACTATAAGGCATGGGAACGTGGCATCGCTGCAAAATATCGTTATCAGACACCTTTCGTCATGGAAGGTGGTTGGGTAGAGTCTTCTCATGGAAACTCTATCAAGGGTGATGGCTATAATAACTTTGCTGAGGTACGACAGGGTGAGTTTAACGAGGGTAAAGGTGCCAATGTAAATATGATGGACCTTCGTTTCTCGTCAAATGTTAATACTGGTGAGACACACTCTTGGTTTAACACCGCATTTAATCTGGTCAAGGAGTTCATTGCCGAGGGTGGTTATCGTCTGTATGCCGATAAGATTTCAGTACCCACATCAGCTAATTCAGGTAGAAAGGTATCTATTGTGCATCGCTGGTCAAACTTGGGATGGGGCTATTGTCCTACTAATATCCCACAGTGGAATCAAAAGTACAAGGTATGCTTTGCTCTCCTTGACGCACAGGAAAAACCGGTTTATCAGTTTGTTGATGACAATCCGCAGATCAACGAATGGGTAAAGGGAACACCCCATACCTATAAGACAGATATCACCCTGAGCAATGTTGCTGCAGGTAAATACACATGGGCCGTTGGTTTGGTTGATACACAGAAGGATAATGAGATAGGTATCCGTATATCGGCCCGTGATGAGGTGCTGACCTCTGATGGCTGGATGAAGATAGCGGATGTGACCGTGAAGTAA